From the genome of Gracilinanus agilis isolate LMUSP501 chromosome 2, AgileGrace, whole genome shotgun sequence, one region includes:
- the LOC123234143 gene encoding olfactory receptor 4Q3, whose product MFSSLKRGNDSRVMEFVLLGLSSTWELQLLLFLIFSMFYMAIVLGNILIIVTVKADGHLIQSPMYFFLAHLSFIDLCLGCVTVPKMLGDFLHKKKTISFPGCLAQIYFLHFLGASEMFLLTVMAYDRYVAICNPLHYLTVMHRQLCFNLVAASWFGGFLHSITQVLLVIQLPFCGPNELDNFYCDVPQVIKLACMDTYVVEVLMVSNSGLLSLICFLILLLSYAVILATLRTRFRQGQSKALSTCASHLTVVSLIFVPCVFIYLRPFCSFPVDKVFSVFYTVITPLLNPLIYTLRNAEMKTAMRKMRKKYTISCCLAKG is encoded by the coding sequence ATGTTCAGTTCACTAAAAAGAGGGAATGACTCAAGGGTAATGGAATTTGTCCTCCTGGGTCTGTCATCCACCTGGGAGCTACAGCTACTCCTCTTCTTGATCTTCTCCATGTTCTATATGGCTATTGTCCTAGGAAATATCTTGATAATAGTGACTGTGAAGGCTGATGGCCACCTAATTCAATCTCCCATGTACTTTTTCTTGGCCCACCTCTCTTTCATTGACCTGTGCTTGGGCTGTGTCACAGTGCCCAAGATGCTGGGAGATTTTTTGCACAAGAAGAAGACCATTTCTTTCCCTGGATGCTTGGCCCAGATTTATTTCCTGCACTTCCTGGGGGCCAGTGAGATGTTTCTGCTGACAGTCATGGCCTATGATAGGTATGTTGCCATATGCAATCCTTTGCACTACTTGACAGTGATGCACCGTCAGCTCTGCTTCAACCTGGTGGCTGCCTCTTGGTTTGGAGGCTTCCTGCACTCTATTACACAGGTTTTGTTGGTGATTCAGCTGCCCTTCTGTGGTCCAAATGAATTGGATAACTTCTACTGTGATGTCCCACAGGTGATCAAACTTGCATGTATGGACACATATGTAGTAGAAGTGCTCATGGTCTCCAATAGTGGCTTGCTTTCACTCATCTGCTTCTTGATTCTGCTATTATCTTATGCTGTCATCCTAGCCACTCTGCGGACACGTTTTCGTCAGGGTCAGAGCAAGGCACTGTCCACTTGTGCCTCCCACCTGACTGTGGTTAGTCTGATCTTTGTGCCTTGTGTCTTCATCTACTTACGGCCCTTTTGTTCTTTCCCAGTGGACAAGGTGTTTTCAGTCTTCTATACTGTCATCACTCCTTTGTTGAATCCTCTCATCTATACTCTCAGAAATGCTGAGATGAAGACGGCtatgaggaagatgaggaaaaagTATACAATCTCTTGCTGCTTGGCTAAAGGCTGA
- the LOC123234144 gene encoding LOW QUALITY PROTEIN: olfactory receptor 11H6-like (The sequence of the model RefSeq protein was modified relative to this genomic sequence to represent the inferred CDS: deleted 1 base in 1 codon) — translation MKNSERSNHSGSVSEFILLGFPGPWEIQIFLFSLFSGSYILTLIGNISIICAVNLDQKLHTPMYILLANFSFLEICYVTSTVPNMLANFFSENKIISFSGCFLQFYFFFSMGTTESFFLSAMAYDRYLAICQPLHYPTVMTLQKCKKMICCWVCGFFCYLLPVYLISQLPFCDHNTIDHFICDPGPLIRLSCIPAPATEIICSVFNSVLIFSTFLFITSSYTLLIRVVLKIPSAEGRRKAFSTCGSHLAVVSLFYGSIMVMYVSPTSRNPAGIQKIVTLFYSVLTPLFNPLIYSLQNREMKASLKKVFGSMKFEQHV, via the exons atgaaaaactcagAAAGGAGTAATCACTCTGGATCTGTGAGTGAATTTATCCTCTTGGGCTTCCCAGGACCTTGGGAAATCCAgatcttccttttctcattattttctgGGTCTTACATACTGACACTGATTGGTAACATATCTATTATCTGTGCAGTAAATTTGGACCAGAAGCTCCACACCCCTATGTACATTCTTTTGGCCAACTTCTCTTTCTTGGAGATCTGCTATGTCACCTCTACAGTCCCCAATATGTTGGCCAACTTTTTCTCTGAGAATAAGATAATCTCCTTCAGTGGCTGCTTTCTCcagttctatttcttcttttcaatgGGCACAACAGAAAGCTTTTTCCTGTCAGCCATGGCTTATGATAGGTATCTTGCTATCTGCCAGCCCTTGCATTATCCCACTGTCATGACTctacaaaaatgcaaaaaaatgatTTGTTGTTGGGTATGTGGT TTTTTCTGTTACCTCCTTCCAGTTTACCTCATATCCCAACTGCCTTTTTGTGATCACAATACAATTGACCACTTTATTTGtgacccaggacctcttattAGACTATCCTGTATTCCAGCACCTGCCACTGAAATCATATGTTCTGTCTTTAATTCAGTCCTCATCTTCTCTACCTTCCTCTTCATTACAAGCTCATATACATTGTTAATCAGAGTTGTGCTGAAGATCCCCTCAGCAGAAGGTCGGCGTAAGGCATTCTCCACATGTGGCTCTCATTTGGCAGTGGTGTCACTGTTCTATGGTTCCATTATGGTAATGTATGTGAGTCCAACATCTAGAAATCCAGCTGGGATTCAGAAGATTGTGACCTTATTCTACTCTGTGTTGACTCCACTCTTCAATCCATTGATCTATAGTCTCCAGAATAGAGAAATGAAGGCATCCCTGAAGAAAGTCTTTGGAAGTATGAAATTTGAACAACATGTATGA